The following coding sequences are from one Scomber scombrus chromosome 20, fScoSco1.1, whole genome shotgun sequence window:
- the LOC134002064 gene encoding LOW QUALITY PROTEIN: ribosomal protein eL22-like 1 (The sequence of the model RefSeq protein was modified relative to this genomic sequence to represent the inferred CDS: inserted 1 base in 1 codon) produces the protein MAPIKPQKRPTVGKKSKKGAGWKFTLDLTHPXEDGILDSANFETFLKERIKVNGKTGNLGNIVQVGRMKNKINVSSEKQFSKRYLKYLTKKYLKKNNLRDWLRVVASDKETYELRYFQISQDDEESETDE, from the exons ATGGCGCCG ATCAAACCACAGAAGAGGCCAACTGTTGGCAAGAAGTCCAAAAAGGGAGCTGGATGGAAGTTCACCCTGGACCTGACTCACC TGGAGGACGGGATCCTGGACTCTGCAAACTTT GAAACCTTCCTCAAAGAGAGGATTAAGGTCAACGGGAAGACGGGAAACCTCGGGAACATCGTCCAGGTCGGCCGCATGAAGAACAAGATCAACGTCTCCTCTGAGAAGCAGTTCTCTaaaag gtaTCTGAAGTATCTGACGAAGAAGTACCTGAAGAAGAACAACCTCCGTGATTGGCTGAGAGTTGTAGCCTCCGATAAGGAAACGTACGAGCTGCGTTACTTCCAGATCAGTCAGGACGACGAGGAGTCCGAGACAGACGAgtaa
- the slc7a14b gene encoding probable cationic amino acid transporter: MTSWLARVSWGDAWYNMYSRLLRTKPVGAMGHSSNDLTEMGEGSAAVGLAKVLTTFDLVSLGVGSCVGTGMYVVAGLVAKAMAGPGVILSFIIAAVASILSGVCYAEFGVRVPKTTGSAYTYSYVTVGEFVAFFIGWNLILEYLIGTAAGASALSSMFDSLANHSISNYMITHLGTLKGLGKGEDTYPDLLALFISLLVTVIVALGVRNTVGFNNVLNVVNLVVWVFMIIAGLFFVSAGNWEGGRFLPYGWSGVMQGAATCFYAFIGFDIIATTGEEAKNPNTSIPYAITASLVSCLTAYVSVSVILTLMVPYNLIDGSAPLMEMFAVHGFMWGKYTVAVGSIAGLTVSLLGSLFPMPRVIYAMAQDGLLFRFLAHVSGFTHTPAVACVVSGSFAAILALLVSLRDLIEMMSIGTLLAYTLVSVCVLLLRYQPDEHTDTHQINSAEDVDGLKHRDADVGAVPTKDDQMLIEDADGSSSYHAGGTEGDGDNSEFHTGHASMLKRLLGGHYYTLRLRLGLPDASARPTPATGRIVTRCTLLLFFMSFLLWSTVIFGVEQGTGAAAVISGLMAALMAVSMVKLLITIIQQPESGRRLPYMAPCVPFVPAAAILVNSYLMLKLSPLTWTRFIIWCIIGLLIYVCYGVWHSTLELNAREEQAQASSYQRYDDHLDDSFSPYEEVSPQEQDERPYQGWSAPEEGGGHGHQQDNQYEEQEGGQDEDNGDQYGYQSGPAGQYTTRGEKSRGRTNHGFEEED; the protein is encoded by the exons ATGACGTCGTGGTTGGCCCGGGTGTCCTGGGGCGACGCCTGGTACAACATGTACTCCCGCCTGCTGCGCACCAAACCTGTGGGCGCCATGGGTCACAGCTCCAACGACCTCACCGAGATGGGCGAGGGGTCGGCGGCGGTCGGGCTCGCCAAGGTCCTGACCACCTTTGACCTGGTGTCGCTCGGCGTGGGCAGCTGCGTCGGCACAGGGATGTATGTGGTCGCCGGGCTGGTTGCGAAGGCGATGGCCGGGCCAGGGGTAATCCTGTCCTTCATAATAGCCGCCGTGGCCTCCATACTGTCAG gtgtgTGCTATGCTGAGTTTGGTGTCCGGGTCCCGAAGACGACCGGCTCGGCCTACACCTACAGCTACGTGACGGTCGGGGAGTTTGTGGCGTTTTTCATTGGCTGGAACTTGATCCTGGAGTATCTGATTGGCACAGCGGCGGGGGCGTCGGCTCTCAGCAGCATGTTCGACTCTCTGGCCAATCACAGCATCAGTAACTACATGATAACACACCTGGGCACGCTCAAAGGACTCG GTAAAGGTGAGGACACGTACCCCGACCTGCTGgccctcttcatctctctgctggTCACAGTCATCGTCGCCCTCGGTGTGAGAAACACGGTGGGCTTCAACAACGTCCTGAACGTGGTCAACCTGGTGGTCTGGGTCTTCATGATCATCGCCGGACTCTTTTTCGTCTCCGCCGGTAACTGGGAGGGCGGCAGGTTTCTGCCCTACGGTTGGTCAGGG GTGATGCAGGGAGCAGCGACCTGCTTCTACGCCTTCATTGGGTTCGACATCATTGCGACAACAGGAGAGGAGGCCAAAAACCCCAACACCTCCATCCCTTACGCCATCACCGCCTCGCTGGTCAGCTGCCTCACCGCCTACGTATCG GTGAGTGTGATCCTGACTCTCATGGTTCCCTACAACCTGATCGACGGCTCGGCTCCCCTCATGGAGATGTTTGCGGTGCACGGCTTCATGTGGGGGAAGTACACTGTGGCTGTGGGCTCCATAGCCGGGCTCACCGTCTCTCTGCTGGGCTCCTTGTTCCCCATGCCAAGGGTCATCTACGCCATGGCCCAAGACGGACTGCTGTTCAG gttcCTGGCACATGTCTCTGGGTTCACACACACTCCCGCGGTGGCGTGCGTGGTGTCGGGGAGCTTCGCGGCCATCCTCGCTCTGTTGGTGAGCCTCAGGGACCTGATCGAGATGATGTCCATCGGCACCCTGCTGGCCTACACtctggtcagtgtgtgtgtgctgttactGCGCTACCAGCCTGACgaacacaccgacacacaccaGATCAACTCTGCCGAGGACGTGGATGGCCTGAAGCACCGGGATGCCGATGTGGGTGCCGTTCCCACCAAAGACGACCAGATGCTGATCGAAGACGCTGACGGTTCGTCCTCGTACCACGCTGGCGGGACCGAGGGAGACGGAGACAACTCTGAGTTCCACACAGGCCACGCCTCGATGCTGAAAAGGCTTCTGGGAGGTCATTACTACACCCTACGACTGCGGCTGGGGTTGCCCGATGCATCTGCCCGGCCCACACCAGCAACTGGCCGTATAGTGACCCGCTgtaccctcctcctcttcttcatgtccTTCCTCCTCTGGTCCACCGTTATATTTGGTGTTGAGCAAGGGACGGGCGCTGCGGCGGTGATTTCAGGCCTGATGGCGGCACTGATGGCGGTGTCGATGGTGAAGCTTTTAATCACGATTATACAGCAGCCTGAGAGTGGGCGGAGACTGCCCTACATGGCGCCATGTGTACCCTTTGTTCCTGCGGCGGCCATATTGGTCAACAGCTACCTCATGCTCAAACTGTCTCCACTCACCTGGACCAGATTCATCATTTGGTGCATCATAG GTCTGCTGATCTATGTTTGTTACGGCGTGTGGCACAGCACGCTGGAGCTCAACGCCCGGGAGGAGCAAGCACAAGCCAGCTCCTACCAGCGCTATGACGACCACCTGGACGACAGCTTCTCCCCATACGAAGAGGTTTCCCCCCAGGAGCAGGACGAGAGACCCTATCAGGGCTGGTCTGCcccagaggagggagggggccACGGCCACCAGCAGGACAACCAGTATGAGGAACAAGAGGGAGGACAAGATGAGGACAATGGTGACCAGTATGGATACCAGTCTGGTCCAGCAGGTCAGTACACAACCAGAGGTGAGAAATCCAGAGGAAGGACCAATCACGGCTTTGAAGAGGAGGACTAA
- the cldn11b gene encoding claudin-11b: MAHVCRQITGSVASCTGWVGVIIATATNDWVRTCDYTVATCIRMDELGSRGLWAECVISPALYHCVALNQILTLPAYIQTSRALMVCACLLGLPAMLLMLMGLPFVRLQHDTSAIKLRRARVGGVLILFMAVCGIVSTVWFPIGVHQAEGLMSFGFSLYAGWVGSALCLLGATMSLCSQGGDPGTPSRENSFYYSRQRGTATPTPFDPPANHAKSALV, encoded by the exons ATGGCGCACGTATGCAGGCAGATCACCGGCAGCGTGGCGAGCTGCACGGGCTGGGTCGGGGTCATCATCGCCACGGCCACCAACGACTGGGTTCGGACCTGCGACTACACGGTGGCAACCTGCATCCGCATGGACGAGCTGGGCTCCCGGGGCCTCTGGGCCGAGTGCGTCATCTCTCCGGCGCTTTACCACTGTGTGGCCCTCAATCAGATCCTCACTCTGCCCG cctaCATCCAGACGTCTCGTGCTCTGATGGTCTGTGCATGTCTGCTGGGTCTTCCTGCGATGCTGCTGATGCTCATGGGCTTGCCCTTCGTCCGCCTGCAGCACGACACCTCTGCCATCAAGCTGCGCCGAGCTCGAGTGGGAGGCGTCCTCATACTCTTCatgg CTGTTTGTGGCATCGTGTCGACAGTCTGGTTCCCGATCGGCGTCCACCAAGCCGAGGGTCTGATGTCCTTCGGCTTCTCTCTGTACGCCGGTTGGGTCGGCTCCGCTCTCTGTCTCCTCGGTGCCACCATGAGTCTGTGTTCCCAAGGCGGTGACCCCGGGACCCCGAGCAGGGAGAACAGCTTCTACTACTCCAGACAGCGAGGCACGGCCACGCCTACGCCCTTCGACCCGCCCGCCAACCACGCCAAGAGCGCCTTGGTGTGA